Proteins encoded by one window of Desulforegula conservatrix Mb1Pa:
- a CDS encoding formylglycine-generating enzyme family protein gives MKRFLLLISVLVFSPCIGFAIEKAGSIINGPLPLMMFAYIPPGEFLMGSPLSEEGRLDVEEQHHVRINKGFYMQTTEVTQGQWKAVMGNNPSEFKGCGDNCPVDNVSWEDANEFIIALNKMKKGIFRLPTEEEWEYACRAGSSEAVYGNKDDIAWYNNNSNKTTHPVMTKRPNDWNLYDMIGNVCEWCSDDYDYYPKENTTNRTASSLDHMRVVQRGGSWFCDTRICRAAHRGNFSPVFKFNDFGFRLVMDQANKTL, from the coding sequence ATGAAGCGTTTTTTGTTACTGATATCAGTTTTAGTATTTTCCCCCTGCATTGGTTTTGCAATTGAAAAAGCCGGTAGCATAATCAATGGCCCTTTACCGTTGATGATGTTTGCTTATATCCCTCCAGGAGAGTTTTTAATGGGAAGCCCTTTGAGTGAAGAAGGGCGGCTTGATGTTGAAGAGCAGCATCATGTCAGAATTAACAAGGGATTTTATATGCAGACTACAGAAGTTACCCAGGGGCAGTGGAAGGCTGTTATGGGTAACAATCCATCTGAATTTAAAGGCTGTGGAGATAATTGTCCTGTTGACAATGTATCATGGGAAGACGCAAACGAATTTATAATTGCCCTTAATAAAATGAAGAAGGGTATATTTCGTCTCCCAACCGAAGAAGAATGGGAATATGCCTGCAGGGCTGGAAGTTCTGAAGCGGTATATGGGAATAAAGATGATATTGCGTGGTATAACAATAACAGTAACAAAACTACTCATCCTGTGATGACAAAAAGACCAAACGATTGGAACCTTTACGACATGATTGGAAATGTTTGCGAGTGGTGTTCTGATGACTACGATTATTATCCAAAAGAGAATACTACTAATCGAACGGCATCTTCATTAGATCATATGCGTGTTGTTCAGCGTGGTGGAAGCTGGTTTTGTGATACAAGAATCTGCCGAGCCGCCCATCGTGGGAATTTTTCTCCGGTCTTCAAGTTTAATGATTTTGGGTTCCGTTTGGTTATGGATCAGGCGAATAAGACTCTTTAG
- a CDS encoding LysR family transcriptional regulator ArgP has protein sequence MLDYKLIEALSMVAREGGFDKAAKALNITQSAVSQRLKLLEEQTGQILIARTTPPKATSAGQKLLNHYLKVKRLEDDLFRELDESGKKDFTSIAVGINADSLALWLLDAIHPFLLEEKVLLDIRANDQEQTHKLLKDGEVIGCISSQDQAMQGCRIEYIGLMNYRMMASPEFAAKWFPEGLNVEDVRRAPAVIFDRHDELHHKLLFQALNEAPSFFPNHYVPSVEKFADFISLGLAYGMLPDQQSASLVKAGKMINLSPDCHVPVKLYWHCWNLKSDLLEKLTKHLIRKAKTVLVK, from the coding sequence ATGCTTGATTATAAACTCATTGAAGCTCTATCCATGGTTGCCCGGGAAGGCGGGTTTGACAAGGCTGCCAAGGCACTTAATATCACCCAGTCTGCTGTTTCCCAGCGCTTGAAATTATTGGAGGAACAGACCGGACAGATATTGATTGCAAGGACAACACCGCCAAAAGCAACTTCGGCCGGACAAAAACTCCTGAACCACTATCTCAAGGTCAAGAGACTCGAAGATGATCTGTTCAGGGAGCTGGACGAGTCCGGCAAAAAGGATTTTACGTCCATTGCGGTCGGTATTAATGCAGACAGTCTCGCTCTTTGGCTTTTGGATGCAATCCATCCTTTCCTGCTTGAGGAAAAGGTGCTTCTTGACATTCGGGCGAACGATCAGGAACAGACCCATAAGCTCTTGAAAGATGGCGAGGTAATCGGCTGCATCAGCAGTCAGGATCAAGCCATGCAGGGATGCAGAATAGAATATATAGGCCTGATGAATTACCGTATGATGGCCTCACCTGAGTTTGCCGCCAAGTGGTTCCCTGAAGGCCTCAACGTGGAAGATGTCCGCAGGGCTCCGGCTGTCATCTTCGACAGGCATGACGAGCTGCATCACAAACTCCTTTTTCAGGCCCTTAATGAGGCCCCATCTTTTTTCCCGAACCATTATGTTCCATCAGTAGAGAAGTTTGCGGATTTCATTTCACTGGGTCTTGCTTACGGAATGCTGCCGGATCAACAGAGTGCGTCTTTGGTAAAGGCTGGGAAAATGATCAATCTCTCGCCTGATTGCCATGTACCTGTTAAACTCTACTGGCATTGCTGGAACTTGAAATCAGACTTACTCGAAAAGCTGACAAAACATTTAATACGAAAAGCAAAAACTGTGTTGGTGAAATAG
- a CDS encoding YkgJ family cysteine cluster protein codes for MTTEIKIFNEKYKQDLDHIYSDFEEFSVSFKQEAACGPGCSFCCTGSGPIDITTLEGMEILERLALMPKPMQKLVQERLRRNIRNKLHQKESECPFLQKNGLCMIYDIRPFICRRLYSLKKCGKDQGAVIHVQVNEFYKESLRRLQSLDNNGYSGHMGFILELLEDQSFRDFYLSGGFDPARIIEYGKPRKLVINCMVSGHVGETETEEE; via the coding sequence ATGACTACTGAAATAAAAATATTTAATGAAAAATACAAGCAGGATCTCGATCATATTTATTCCGATTTCGAGGAATTCTCTGTTTCTTTCAAACAGGAAGCCGCATGCGGCCCTGGATGTTCTTTCTGCTGCACAGGTTCAGGACCAATAGACATAACCACCCTCGAAGGCATGGAAATACTTGAAAGACTGGCTTTGATGCCTAAGCCTATGCAGAAACTTGTTCAGGAGAGGCTAAGGAGAAACATAAGAAACAAGCTTCATCAGAAGGAGTCTGAATGCCCTTTCCTCCAGAAAAATGGGCTTTGCATGATATATGACATAAGGCCTTTCATATGCAGAAGGCTTTATTCCCTAAAGAAATGCGGGAAGGATCAGGGCGCTGTTATTCATGTGCAGGTGAATGAATTTTACAAGGAGTCTTTAAGAAGGCTTCAGTCGCTTGATAATAATGGGTATTCAGGTCATATGGGCTTTATATTAGAGCTGCTCGAAGATCAGTCTTTCAGGGATTTCTATCTCTCAGGCGGCTTTGACCCGGCGCGGATAATAGAGTACGGAAAGCCGAGAAAGCTCGTCATCAACTGTATGGTTTCTGGTCATGTCGGTGAGACTGAAACTGAAGAAGAATGA
- a CDS encoding class I SAM-dependent rRNA methyltransferase, whose product MSKILVVKEGREKSFARRHPWVFSGAVKKEPKGAESGETVEVRSAKGDFLCLAAYSPFSQIRARVWSFDPEEYVDEGFFRLRIEKAASLRSRTEKVSSAVRIVSSESDYLPGVIIDRYAGFLVCQFLSAGAEFQKKSIIAALERLYPESGIFERSDSSSRKKEGLDLITGLIKYPSPPDLLEIDENGCRFLVDIKNGHKTGFYLDQRDNRRILGEYSEGKRVLNCFSYTGGFAISALKGGCSHATCVDVSESALEISKKNMELNGFENERYDHVKADVFAFLREEVRAGKRYDVIVLDPPKFAESAAQVVKAARGYKDIAMLAFKLLSPGGYLFNFSCSGHMDRDLFQKITADAALDAGRKAKITGFMNQAEDHPIALNFPESMYLKGFICAAE is encoded by the coding sequence ATGTCAAAAATATTAGTTGTTAAAGAAGGTCGGGAAAAGAGTTTCGCAAGACGCCATCCGTGGGTTTTTTCAGGAGCAGTCAAAAAGGAACCAAAAGGAGCGGAATCAGGAGAGACTGTCGAGGTAAGAAGCGCAAAAGGAGATTTTCTCTGTCTTGCGGCCTATTCTCCTTTCTCCCAGATCAGGGCCAGGGTCTGGAGTTTTGATCCGGAAGAATATGTAGACGAAGGTTTTTTCAGGCTGAGAATTGAAAAGGCCGCATCCCTAAGATCAAGGACTGAGAAGGTTTCTTCAGCGGTTAGGATAGTCAGTTCAGAGTCGGACTATCTTCCAGGAGTCATAATAGACAGGTATGCAGGTTTCCTCGTATGTCAGTTTCTTTCAGCAGGTGCCGAATTCCAGAAAAAGAGCATAATCGCGGCCCTTGAAAGGCTTTATCCTGAATCAGGCATATTTGAGCGCTCTGATTCATCTTCCAGAAAAAAGGAAGGCCTCGATCTGATCACAGGCCTCATAAAATACCCTTCTCCTCCTGATTTGCTCGAAATCGATGAAAACGGTTGCAGGTTTCTTGTTGACATCAAAAACGGCCACAAGACAGGCTTTTACCTCGATCAGAGGGATAATAGAAGAATCCTTGGAGAGTATTCCGAAGGCAAAAGGGTTCTGAACTGCTTTTCTTACACAGGAGGATTCGCCATATCAGCCTTAAAAGGCGGATGCAGCCACGCGACCTGCGTCGACGTTTCAGAAAGCGCCCTTGAGATCTCAAAAAAGAATATGGAGCTCAACGGCTTTGAAAATGAAAGGTACGATCATGTAAAGGCCGATGTATTCGCATTCCTGAGGGAAGAGGTTAGGGCTGGAAAAAGATATGACGTAATTGTCCTCGACCCTCCCAAGTTCGCGGAATCAGCGGCCCAGGTCGTCAAAGCTGCCAGGGGTTATAAGGACATAGCCATGCTCGCCTTCAAGCTTCTTTCCCCAGGAGGATATCTTTTCAACTTCTCATGCTCAGGTCACATGGACAGGGATCTTTTCCAGAAGATAACGGCAGACGCTGCCCTCGACGCAGGAAGAAAAGCAAAGATCACAGGTTTCATGAACCAGGCTGAAGATCATCCTATTGCCTTAAATTTTCCTGAGAGCATGTATCTTAAGGGATTTATCTGTGCAGCAGAATAG
- a CDS encoding PAS domain S-box protein, translating to MGNIFYSLRFRIIILSLLILAPSVWLATHSVLEQREALRQKASAETLGIARLAAANHESLVEGARQLLTGLSMLEEINSFDAEKSSVIFRQLHKKFGFYNNIGLVRLNGEAVASAVPLGKSVNLSDRLWFREAVRTRAFSAGEYQISRATGKAALNFAVPVFTSTGDVSGVVTASIALEWFGHFAPRIITIPGMHLDFLDRNGAVLAGYHHDVEKKSEEKPMEKDLASEEDGFGRNIVEQLKMKDDHGVFSGYGPDGNKKVYAYASLKWANERYAYLLAGIDEKIVFADAVSSMKRNVSYGIMVFCLAAIGAWFFAGLYIIRFVEELTMTARELSRGNMSAKTGIPYSYGEIGFLAKTFDSMTDTIRKREDELRDSEAKYRMVMELAADGIFTTDSSGYFLDANKRGCEMFGYDTDELRGLNITNVIPSGDLDAMPLMFEKLNEGIRVFSERRIIRKDGWTIDIEISCQKLPDGRLLSIVRDVTERKTAEQYLRRNEAMLRAIIENAPVFISITDTNGKVLMVNRQFESLGSAGDMGFIDRNIMDIFPEAIAEELIRNDLEALCSGTSIEREESAFNKDKELHTYFVIKFPVKIEGDQQPFGICSISTDITERKRTERLLEYERSRFKGILDEMNDGVCIVNSDLDIEYINPALKSVFGEVGSKKCHQYFVGSDSPCNACNLKDITANLANASREWKSSSDNRVFDVFSTPIKNDDGSVSKLTIMHEITDLITTEKALFESEANYRLLFETACEAIILIDITSRSIIDVNSAASAMYGYERQDFLRLSELDLIAKNQTPLSGSAECSLFIPVAFHKKKNDEVFPVEITTGHITDRGIFVAFVRDISERLDMEAKNSTLQEQLIQAQKMETVGRLAGGVAHDFNNLLVVIMGYSEMLVEEPAAQDKTVLDYIGEIRKAGEKAQNITKQLLAFGRKQNLKTETIDLGKVTTDFLKMMERLIGEDIMVTIDAEAGLWPVEADVSQIEQVLMNLAVNARDAMPRGGEIGIRTSNQRVTSQNRFFYGNLEPGDYVFLEFSDTGCGMDDETAKHVFDPFYTTKEQGKGTGLGLSTVHGVVKQHGGEVYLKTRKNEGTVFTICIPSSDKGYIEKTRPAKEKDGNVRGAGTIMIVEDETSLRRLLCDVVSRHGYNVIETRNVSDALKTGFENRGKIDLLISDVVMPEMNGPEVAEKLLELCPEMKILFISGYEGEALESHGIKEETLLLKKPFPMDELIKKVQIILET from the coding sequence ATGGGCAACATATTCTACAGCCTGAGATTCAGGATAATCATTCTCTCTCTTTTGATTCTGGCGCCCTCTGTCTGGCTTGCCACGCATAGTGTCCTTGAGCAGAGGGAAGCTCTCAGGCAGAAGGCGTCAGCTGAAACTCTCGGAATAGCAAGGCTTGCCGCAGCCAATCATGAAAGTCTTGTGGAAGGCGCGCGTCAACTTCTTACGGGCCTTTCCATGCTTGAGGAAATAAACTCGTTCGATGCTGAAAAGAGCAGCGTCATATTCAGGCAATTGCATAAAAAATTCGGTTTTTACAATAATATTGGTCTTGTCAGGCTAAATGGTGAGGCAGTCGCAAGTGCGGTTCCGCTTGGTAAATCCGTAAATCTTTCAGATCGGTTGTGGTTCAGGGAAGCTGTCCGCACAAGAGCTTTTTCTGCCGGTGAGTATCAGATAAGCAGGGCAACTGGAAAGGCAGCCCTAAATTTTGCAGTTCCGGTTTTTACCAGCACAGGTGATGTCTCAGGCGTTGTTACGGCATCAATTGCCCTAGAATGGTTCGGGCATTTTGCTCCAAGGATCATCACTATTCCTGGAATGCACCTTGACTTTCTTGACAGAAATGGCGCTGTGCTGGCCGGATATCACCACGATGTAGAAAAAAAATCAGAAGAAAAACCTATGGAAAAAGATTTAGCTTCTGAAGAAGACGGCTTTGGCAGAAATATTGTTGAGCAACTGAAAATGAAGGACGATCATGGAGTATTTTCTGGATATGGTCCTGACGGCAACAAAAAGGTCTATGCCTATGCTTCTCTGAAATGGGCAAATGAAAGGTATGCCTATCTGCTCGCTGGCATTGACGAGAAAATCGTATTTGCGGACGCGGTTTCGTCCATGAAGAGAAACGTATCATACGGAATTATGGTTTTTTGTCTTGCGGCCATAGGCGCGTGGTTTTTTGCAGGTCTTTATATTATCAGGTTTGTGGAAGAGCTTACAATGACAGCCAGGGAGCTTTCCCGCGGAAACATGAGCGCAAAAACAGGCATCCCTTACAGCTACGGTGAGATTGGTTTCCTTGCCAAAACCTTTGATTCAATGACAGATACTATCAGGAAAAGGGAAGACGAGCTCAGGGATAGCGAAGCAAAATATCGAATGGTTATGGAGCTTGCTGCTGACGGTATCTTTACTACGGATTCATCCGGTTATTTCCTTGACGCCAATAAGCGCGGCTGTGAAATGTTCGGATATGATACAGATGAGCTTAGAGGTCTGAATATAACCAATGTTATTCCATCCGGAGATCTTGATGCTATGCCTTTAATGTTTGAAAAATTAAACGAAGGCATTAGGGTTTTTTCAGAACGCCGTATAATAAGAAAAGATGGCTGGACAATCGATATAGAAATCAGCTGTCAGAAACTTCCGGATGGAAGGCTTCTTTCCATAGTTCGGGATGTAACCGAAAGGAAAACGGCTGAACAGTATCTCAGAAGGAATGAGGCAATGCTGCGGGCCATAATTGAGAATGCTCCTGTATTCATATCCATTACTGACACCAATGGAAAGGTTCTCATGGTTAACAGGCAGTTTGAAAGCCTTGGCAGCGCCGGAGATATGGGGTTCATAGACAGAAATATTATGGATATTTTCCCCGAGGCAATTGCTGAAGAACTCATCAGAAATGATCTGGAGGCACTTTGCTCAGGGACTTCAATCGAACGTGAAGAGTCTGCTTTTAACAAAGACAAGGAGCTTCACACATATTTTGTGATCAAGTTTCCAGTTAAAATTGAGGGAGATCAACAGCCCTTTGGTATATGTTCCATTTCAACCGATATAACTGAAAGAAAAAGGACAGAGAGACTTCTTGAATATGAAAGAAGCAGATTCAAGGGTATTCTTGATGAAATGAACGATGGCGTATGCATCGTTAATAGTGACCTCGATATAGAATATATAAATCCTGCCCTGAAATCTGTTTTCGGAGAAGTCGGTTCAAAAAAATGCCATCAGTATTTTGTCGGATCTGACTCCCCATGCAATGCCTGCAATTTAAAAGATATCACTGCTAATCTTGCCAATGCATCAAGAGAATGGAAGTCTTCATCTGATAACAGGGTTTTTGACGTGTTTTCAACTCCTATAAAGAATGATGACGGTTCTGTTTCCAAATTAACAATCATGCACGAGATAACAGATCTGATTACCACGGAAAAGGCGCTTTTTGAGAGTGAGGCTAATTACAGACTGCTTTTTGAAACAGCCTGTGAAGCAATCATTTTGATTGATATCACTTCAAGATCAATCATTGACGTCAATTCTGCCGCATCAGCAATGTATGGATATGAGAGGCAGGACTTTCTGCGGCTTTCCGAACTTGATCTTATTGCTAAGAATCAGACCCCTCTTTCCGGCTCGGCGGAATGTTCATTGTTTATTCCTGTGGCGTTTCATAAAAAGAAAAATGATGAGGTTTTCCCTGTCGAGATTACAACTGGTCATATTACTGACCGGGGGATTTTTGTGGCGTTTGTGAGGGATATATCTGAAAGACTCGATATGGAAGCAAAAAACAGCACTCTTCAGGAACAGCTCATTCAGGCCCAGAAGATGGAGACAGTCGGAAGACTTGCTGGCGGAGTGGCCCATGATTTCAATAACCTTCTTGTGGTGATAATGGGGTATTCTGAAATGCTGGTTGAAGAGCCGGCAGCCCAGGATAAAACCGTGCTCGATTATATAGGGGAAATTAGGAAAGCAGGGGAAAAGGCCCAGAATATAACAAAACAGCTCCTCGCGTTCGGCAGGAAGCAGAACCTGAAAACAGAAACCATCGATCTTGGAAAGGTAACAACTGATTTTCTGAAAATGATGGAGCGTCTCATCGGTGAAGATATCATGGTTACCATTGATGCCGAGGCCGGGCTATGGCCGGTTGAGGCCGACGTTTCCCAGATAGAGCAGGTACTCATGAATCTTGCCGTCAACGCAAGGGATGCCATGCCAAGGGGCGGTGAGATCGGTATAAGGACAAGCAATCAGCGCGTAACATCCCAGAACCGTTTTTTTTATGGCAATCTTGAGCCAGGAGATTATGTTTTTCTGGAGTTTTCGGATACAGGATGCGGAATGGACGATGAAACCGCAAAACACGTCTTTGATCCCTTTTATACCACAAAGGAACAGGGCAAGGGGACAGGTCTCGGGCTTTCGACTGTTCATGGGGTTGTGAAACAGCATGGCGGCGAGGTCTACCTGAAGACCAGAAAAAACGAAGGCACTGTTTTTACAATCTGTATTCCGAGCTCTGACAAGGGGTATATTGAAAAGACCCGTCCAGCAAAAGAAAAAGACGGGAATGTCAGGGGAGCCGGAACAATAATGATAGTAGAGGACGAAACGTCTTTAAGAAGGCTTCTTTGTGATGTTGTTTCCAGGCATGGATATAATGTGATAGAGACAAGAAACGTCTCGGATGCTCTGAAAACCGGTTTTGAAAATCGCGGGAAAATTGATCTGTTAATATCTGATGTGGTAATGCCTGAAATGAACGGCCCTGAAGTCGCAGAAAAGCTTCTGGAACTGTGTCCTGAAATGAAGATTCTTTTTATCTCAGGTTATGAGGGTGAAGCCCTCGAGAGCCACGGTATCAAGGAAGAAACTCTTTTGCTCAAAAAACCTTTTCCAATGGATGAGCTGATAAAGAAGGTTCAGATAATCCTTGAAACATAG
- a CDS encoding LysE/ArgO family amino acid transporter — MIVAIGAQNAFVLSQGVRKNHHLIIALICIVCDAIFIFAGVAGFGGVVSQNPILTQWVAWGGVAFLFFYGLRSLRSALLGGSMDTNVMAVKTLKTAIITTLAVTLLNPHFYLDTVILLGGVSSQFQGQSRLYFMMGAICASTLWFISLSLGGQLLAPMFKKQISWRILDSLVCATMWTIAASLTIHGLSA, encoded by the coding sequence TTGATTGTTGCCATTGGAGCGCAGAATGCCTTTGTTCTTTCTCAAGGGGTTCGGAAAAACCACCATCTGATCATCGCATTGATCTGCATTGTCTGCGACGCTATTTTTATCTTCGCCGGAGTTGCAGGTTTTGGAGGCGTGGTATCCCAAAATCCCATTTTAACTCAGTGGGTGGCATGGGGCGGCGTAGCTTTTCTCTTTTTTTACGGCCTTAGATCTCTTCGTTCAGCCTTGCTGGGAGGGAGCATGGATACAAACGTCATGGCGGTGAAGACGCTGAAAACAGCCATAATCACGACATTGGCCGTCACCCTGCTCAATCCTCATTTTTATCTGGACACGGTAATTCTTCTTGGCGGTGTGAGTAGCCAGTTCCAGGGACAAAGCAGGCTGTATTTCATGATGGGAGCCATTTGCGCATCCACACTCTGGTTCATCAGCCTGAGCCTTGGTGGCCAACTGCTCGCGCCTATGTTTAAGAAGCAGATATCCTGGCGTATTCTCGACAGCCTGGTATGCGCGACCATGTGGACGATTGCCGCATCACTAACCATTCATGGGCTTTCTGCTTAG